In Campylobacter vulpis, a genomic segment contains:
- the secF gene encoding protein translocase subunit SecF, protein MQFFSEKKIYDFMKMRFAAISLSFILFFGSIFLLFERGLQFGIDFSGGTLVQLRYENAAPIPQIREILSQSGQFQNLSVTEFGSAEEITIRFLGSNENLGDDSGAYISSLLKDTGQFELRRVDVVGPKVGDELRNKGLMALAVSLVAILIYIAFRFEWRFAIAAIISEIHDVVITLGAICLFKIDVNLDTLAAILTVLGYSLNDTIIIFDRIRDGIKTSKKNELAPIINESVSATLSRTILTSGLTIATVVILYFFGGAMIEGFSLALLVGLVAGTFSSVFVASPTLMWFKFSVEHFRAKELEKLKRKQEKEKHRAMYEKGTI, encoded by the coding sequence ATGCAATTTTTTAGTGAAAAAAAGATTTATGATTTTATGAAAATGCGTTTTGCGGCAATTTCTCTTTCTTTTATCTTATTTTTTGGCTCGATTTTTTTACTTTTTGAAAGGGGTTTGCAATTTGGCATTGATTTTAGTGGAGGGACCTTAGTGCAGCTTCGTTATGAAAATGCCGCTCCTATCCCACAAATTAGAGAAATTTTAAGTCAAAGTGGGCAGTTTCAAAATTTAAGCGTTACGGAATTTGGAAGTGCAGAGGAAATCACTATAAGATTTTTAGGAAGTAATGAAAACTTAGGCGATGACTCGGGAGCTTATATTTCTTCTTTACTAAAAGATACGGGACAATTTGAATTAAGACGCGTTGATGTGGTAGGTCCTAAAGTGGGCGATGAGCTTAGAAATAAGGGCTTAATGGCACTTGCTGTATCTTTAGTAGCTATACTCATTTACATTGCGTTTCGTTTTGAGTGGCGTTTTGCTATTGCGGCGATTATTAGTGAAATACACGATGTGGTGATTACGCTTGGGGCAATTTGTTTGTTTAAAATTGATGTGAATTTAGACACGCTCGCAGCAATTTTAACCGTGCTTGGTTACTCACTCAATGATACGATTATCATTTTTGATAGGATTAGAGATGGTATTAAGACGAGTAAGAAAAATGAACTTGCCCCTATTATTAATGAAAGCGTTTCAGCTACTCTTTCTCGCACTATTTTAACTTCTGGACTTACCATTGCGACTGTTGTGATTTTATATTTCTTTGGCGGAGCTATGATAGAGGGCTTTTCTTTGGCACTACTTGTAGGCTTAGTGGCTGGAACTTTTAGCTCCGTTTTTGTGGCGAGTCCTACTTTGATGTGGTTTAAATTTAGCGTGGAGCATTTTAGGGCAAAAGAATTAGAAAAATTAAAAAGAAAACAAGAAAAAGAAAAGCACCGTGCTATGTATGAAAAAGGGACAATTTAA
- the yajC gene encoding preprotein translocase subunit YajC codes for MAENSILTSLLPLIVLFAIFYFLVIRPQQKQAKAHKQMLESLQKGDKIITNGGLICEVIKPEEDFIKVKLNEENITARISREFVAKKINE; via the coding sequence ATGGCAGAAAATTCAATTTTAACTTCATTGTTACCTCTAATCGTTCTTTTTGCGATTTTTTATTTTTTAGTCATAAGACCTCAACAAAAACAGGCAAAAGCACATAAGCAAATGCTTGAATCCCTACAAAAAGGTGATAAAATCATCACTAATGGAGGACTGATTTGCGAGGTGATAAAACCTGAGGAGGATTTTATCAAAGTTAAGCTTAATGAAGAAAACATTACAGCAAGAATTTCGCGAGAATTTGTAGCAAAGAAAATTAATGAGTAA
- the secD gene encoding protein translocase subunit SecD, translating to MSNVKITYRLLVFIAVFIFGVAFSLPSFLQSERGAKINLGLDLQGGLYMLLGVDNKEAIKSKIKSVASSLNYSINKENILIDQLIVKDESLEFSLLDEGDMVKMQALLDEIKGLNVQKEHLHFAVSFTQEELKNIENFALLQAVETIRNRLDEFGLAEPTVAKQGEDKILVELAGIKTKEDELRAKERITKAAHLQLMEVDESKMSKAHTMSEAEAASYGLVLMSDSRNENLKYTLKSIPILDGSMLTDARVGFSDTSTYPVINFTLNSEGAKKFADYTGANVGKRLAIVLDNKVYSAPSINERIGGGSGQISGAFTQEEARDVAVALRSGALLAPVKLLEQRSIGPSLGADSIKMSMIALIGASVFIVVFMMLYYGVAGVFANIAMLVNVLVVVAVMAMFGATLTLPGMAGLVLTVGMAVDANVIINERIRELLRDGVKIRTSVEQGYKNAMSAIIDANITSLVTSIALYAYGTGAVKGFAVTLGIGIVVSMITAIWGTHGMFDYFMNKMEKSNSTKFWFGYKRKS from the coding sequence ATGAGTAATGTGAAAATCACTTATCGTTTGCTTGTTTTCATTGCAGTTTTTATTTTCGGTGTGGCGTTTTCTTTACCATCTTTTTTACAATCTGAGCGTGGTGCGAAGATCAATTTAGGGCTTGATTTACAAGGCGGACTTTATATGCTTTTGGGTGTCGATAATAAAGAGGCAATAAAGTCTAAAATCAAATCAGTCGCCTCTTCGCTCAATTATTCTATTAATAAAGAAAATATACTCATCGATCAGCTCATTGTCAAAGATGAAAGTTTGGAATTTAGCCTCTTAGACGAGGGCGATATGGTAAAAATGCAAGCCTTACTTGATGAAATCAAGGGCTTAAATGTCCAAAAAGAGCATTTGCATTTTGCTGTGTCTTTTACACAAGAAGAGCTTAAAAATATCGAGAATTTCGCTCTTTTACAAGCGGTTGAGACCATTAGAAACCGCCTTGATGAATTTGGTTTAGCCGAACCAACCGTAGCAAAGCAAGGGGAGGATAAAATCCTCGTTGAATTAGCAGGAATTAAGACAAAAGAAGATGAGCTTAGAGCTAAGGAGAGAATTACAAAAGCGGCACATTTACAATTAATGGAAGTTGATGAGTCTAAAATGTCTAAAGCACATACAATGAGTGAGGCAGAAGCCGCTAGTTATGGGCTTGTTTTGATGAGTGATTCTCGTAATGAAAATCTTAAATACACCCTCAAAAGTATCCCCATTTTAGATGGTTCTATGCTTACAGACGCTAGGGTTGGTTTTAGCGATACTAGCACTTATCCTGTGATTAATTTTACCTTAAATAGCGAGGGTGCTAAAAAATTTGCAGATTATACGGGAGCAAATGTAGGCAAACGCCTTGCAATCGTGCTTGATAATAAGGTCTATTCTGCTCCGTCTATCAATGAACGCATAGGCGGAGGTAGTGGACAAATAAGCGGAGCTTTTACACAAGAAGAGGCGCGCGATGTGGCTGTGGCTTTAAGAAGTGGAGCACTTTTAGCTCCTGTGAAGCTTTTGGAGCAAAGAAGTATAGGTCCGTCTTTAGGTGCGGATAGTATTAAAATGAGTATGATAGCTCTTATTGGTGCTTCTGTGTTTATCGTCGTTTTTATGATGCTTTATTATGGTGTGGCTGGGGTATTTGCAAACATTGCTATGCTTGTAAATGTCCTTGTTGTCGTGGCTGTAATGGCGATGTTTGGAGCGACTTTAACTCTGCCCGGTATGGCTGGACTTGTTTTAACTGTGGGTATGGCTGTGGATGCTAATGTAATTATTAATGAACGCATTAGAGAGCTTTTACGCGATGGAGTAAAAATTCGAACAAGCGTAGAGCAAGGCTATAAAAATGCTATGAGTGCGATTATTGATGCTAATATCACTTCTTTAGTAACTTCTATTGCACTTTATGCTTATGGCACAGGTGCGGTAAAGGGCTTTGCTGTAACGCTTGGTATAGGTATTGTTGTAAGTATGATAACGGCGATTTGGGGGACACACGGAATGTTTGATTATTTTATGAATAAAATGGAAAAAAGCAATAGTACAAAATTTTGGTTTGGTTACAAAAGGAAAAGTTAA